GGTTATGAGCCATTGGCATTTGTGCTTCCAAAGAAAAGGAAGAGCAGGGCAAAGCAGAGGCCTCCTAGAAAATGGTACAATGAGAAAATGGAGGCACCACATGAGCAATTATGTCTACAGATGTGTTTCAAGGATCAACATCAATTCAGAGAGGCTTTGTTGAACTTACACATCACTCAAGGCAGAAACTTCAAATATCATAGGAACTCAGATCAAAGAATAATTGTAGAATGCAACCAAAAACATTGCAACTTCTTTATGGTGGCAGCAGTTATAAAAGGTGAAACTACTTTTGTAATTAAGAAGATGAGAATTAAGCACACTTGCCCTATTAGTACAGGGACAACAAGGGTAAGTGCCAAGTGGCTTGCACAGAAGTATGAGTCACTGTTCAGATCTGATCTGACAACTGGCATTCAGACTTTGATTGATGCCTGCATGGAGAAGTATGGTGTGGATGTGCCCAAGTCAATGGCATATAGGGCAAAGAACCTAGCTATTGATGCTGTGCTAGGAGACCACAAGAAGCAATACCCTAGGTTGAAAGACTATGCTCAGACAGTGATGGATACAAACCCTGGGAGTAGAGTAGTAGTCACTACTGTAACTCCAACACCCACTGAAAAAATCCCCCATCCAGGTCCAAGATTCCATGCTATGTTCTATTGCATcaatggagcaagggaggggtTTCTCAAGGGGTGCAGACCATTCATTGGTTAGTTTGTTCACCTTGTGCATTAGTTACATATTGTTTCATCTTGAAATGCATTTGAATGTTTTTAATACTGAATTTGCTTGCTCAGGTGTTGATGGGTGCTTCATTAAGTTAACTACTGGTGCTCAACTACTTGCTGCCACTGGTAGAGATGGCAACAACAATATATACCCACTAGCATTTGGTATTGTTGGGCAAGAGGACACACCTAACTGGTGTTGGTTTCTACACCAACTTAAAATCTGCCTAGGAGGAGAAGTGGGAAGGTTTGGTCCATATACAATAATGTCAGATAGACAAAAGGTATGTGCTTGCATCTTATGTCATTGTTCCTATATGGTTGTTTTGTGCTAGATAGGAGCTTAGCTAGTTTAATTGTGTGTCCCAGGGCCTACTAAATGCAGTGAATGATGTCTTTCCTAAGTGCAACCAAAGGTTCTGCCTTAGGCATATCTATGCAAACTTCCAAAATGCTGGGTTTAGGGGGGAAGATCTGAAAAAGTGTATGGATAATGCTGCCTATGCATATAGTGAACACAAATTTAACATTGCAATGAATGACCTTAGAGCTGAGTGTGAGCAAGCTTGGGAGTGGCTTTGTCAAATACCCAAGAAAACATGGGCAAGGAATGCATTTGACACAAACTGCAAGACTGACCTTGTAGTTAACAATTTATCTGAGGTGTTCAACAAGTATGTCCTAGATGTTAGGAAGAAACCAATTAGGACAATGTGTGATGGAATAAAGGATAAGCAGATGGTGAGGTGGCATAGGAATAGGGAGAGTGGAAAGAAAGCTAGATGGGACATAACACCCCATTATAGTGAGAAGCTAGAGGTTGAGAAGGAGAGGGCCAAATATTGCAAACCAATTCAAGCTGGTGTGGACTTGTGGCAAGTTACAAGTGGGCAGCAAACCCATGCTGTTAACTTGCAAATGCACACATGTGGGTGCAGAAAATGGGACCTAAGTGGCATCCCATGTAACCATGCCATCTCAGCAATAAACAAGGCCAAAAGAAAACCAGAGGATTATGTCAGCAAGTTCTTCAAGAAAGAAATTTATCTGGCAGCTTATGAACCAATGATCTATCCAGTTCCTGGTGAGCATGACTGGACAAGGACACCTGGTCCAGACATTGACCCACCTGCATTTAAAGTGAAGAgaggaagaaagaaagagaagaggATCAAGGGGAAATTTGAAGTCCCAAAGCCTAAGGAGACATCAAGAATGGGGACTATAACATGTGGCAATTGTGGACTGCAAGGACATAGGTACACAAGCTGCAACAAGCAGTTGAAGCCTGAGCTGGCTTTGAGGAAGAACAAACATGTGGTAATCCTCTAATAAGTAGTAACAGGTTTTCCTTCTTGTACATTCTATTTTTTTAAGTACTAACTCATTTTCCTTCTTTGTTTATGCAAGCCTCTTGCAAGGAATTCCAATGCTGGTGCTGCTGCTACTACACAAGCATCAACAACTTCTCATCCAACTCctacaacaacaccaacagcTGGAAGAGGAGCTGGGAGAGGAGCTGGGAGAGGGGTTGCAGCTGCAGCTGCTGGGACTGGTGCTGCTAGAGGTGCTGGTAGAGGTGCTGCACCAGGTGCTGGGAGAGGGAGAGGTGCATTCTCTGCCCCAAGGCAATCTGGTCCCTCCACATCTACTGCTCCCTCTACATCTACTGCTACTCCACCTTCTGGTGGTAGAAACAGAGGATGGAGAGCCTACTTCTATGCAAGTGGTAACCACTAAATGGCACATGTGCCATGTAATGTTCAAAACTAGATACTTCATGTGTGTTCTTGCATCCTATGGTACAATGTGATCTTGCTGGTGCTCTCAGTGTACTTTGCTGGTGCTCTTATTGTACTTTGCTGGTGTACTTTAAGAATCAATGCCATATATGGCTTTTGTTCATGTGGATGGATGGATTTATTTATTAGTTAATGCCATTTCTGGAGCTGGCTTTTGTTCATGTGGATGGATGTGATCTTGCTATTTATTAGTTAATCAATGCCTGGAATGGACTATGTTCATGTGGATGGTTCTTTTTATATCTTTTTATGATTGATATGTTCATGACAATGGTGCATACTATTGGATAGAGTAACTCTGTTGCTGGATATATTGCTGGattttggtggctcggggtcgacggaaccacctaaaggcatcatttagggtctagggtggctcggggtcgacggaaccacctaaaggcatcaactagggtctagggtggctcggggtcgacggaaacacctaaaggcatcatgtagggtctagggtggctcggggtcgacggaaacacctaaaggcatcaactagggttttggtggctcggggtcgacggaaccacctaaaggcatcatgtagggtctagggtggctcggggtcgacggaaacacctaaaggcatcaactagggttttggtggctcggggtcgacggaaccacctaaaggcatcaactagggtctagggtggctcggggtcgacggaaacacctaaaggcatcaactagggttttggtggctcggggtcgacggaaccacctaaaggcatcatgtagggtctagggtggctcggggtcgacggaaacacctaaaggcatcaactagggttttggtggctcggggtcgacggaaccacctaaaggcatcaactagggtctagggtggctcggggtcgacggaaccacctaaaggcatcatgtagggtctagggtggctcggggtcgacggaaacacctaaaggcatcaactagggtctagggtggctcggggtcgacggaaccacctaaacctatcatctaggctctagggtggctcggggtcgacggaaccacctaaacctatcaattagggttttggtggctcggggtcgacgaaaaCACCTAAAGGCGTCACTCTAACATAAGCATCACTCTAACATAAGCATCACTCTAACATAAGCATTACTTTTGCAAATGCATTTAAGCATTTAAGCATCACTATAACATAAGTAACACTGGAGTTCAACACATTATAGAATACACATCCATTGTTCACATTGATCACATTACATAGTGGAGTTCAAATGCACAATCCATCCTTTTCTCACAAAAGGATGAATAGCATAACTACTAGAGTTACAACCAGAGTTCACAATTAGTACTAGAACCATACATACATTACACAACCATAATTCTAAGTTACTAGGTCATTGCACAACCATCATTCCCAAAAGGTCTGCAATGCCCACTAATCTCAAGTCATCTTGTTCAGTTCTGCAAGATGGCCTGGATCCCCTTGATCTTCTCCTTCAGCTTCTCCTCTGCCTTGATGAGCTCAGTAATCTTAAACTCTTGCATCTGCTTCTCTTCATTATGGTTTTTCTTGAGCTTCAGCAGATCAGCAACCTGGAGCTTCAACTCTAGCTTCTCTTGGGTGAGCTTCTCCTCAAACTTTGTGAACTCTGCATTCTTCAACTCCAAATTCATCCTACCCTCACTCAACAATTCCTTCtctttcatattcttcaacttcaAGTTTTGGATGACAGTTGCTTGAGCACTTGTCAGGTTGCACAGGAGTTCATACTTTTGTTGAAGCTTCTGTGCAGCTGCATCTTTCTTTGCCATTTCTGCATTCATACCAGCCACCAATTCAGCTCTGCATTGGTGCTGATATGTGACAGCAGACTGCAGATAACTGAATCCACAACCCTATCCTGCTGAAAGTCCACAAGTTGATGCACATCTTTCACTAACTTGTCATAGTCTGCATCCAGCTTGTTCTTTTCTTCTGTCAACTGATGAATAGTTAGAGCACTTTGAAGATTATCATTCACCCTAGCAGACTTGCTTTCTTCAACCATTGACCAAAGCTTCAGCAATGCATTCTCCATTGTTGGGGGCCACTGCTCATCAACCCACTGAACAAACCCACAATTCTGACCTTCCTGGAAAAATTAGAAGGGCAAAATTTAGTACAATACAACTACTAAGAGTACTAAGCAACAGTTAGTTCATGGCAGTACCTAATGTTGGCACTGACATTAACTGGATTTGCACAGCCATTTGCTAAGCAACAGGACCACATTGTAAAATAGATTAATGTAATCCTACAATGCATGATCAACTCATATATTTACCAGGCACCAGAGTAACACTCCATTCAACTTAGAAGTTGCTAAGCAGCCATGTGCTAAGCAACAGCAGTTGCTAAGAATTGACCATTAATATAATGAAATCCTAACAGTAATAAGCAACACAATGTGAACTACTTTGCCCACCTAAATACACTACACTAGCCTGCAGCAACAAACTAGCTAATGAGACTACCTACTGTCAGCAGTAAGCAATTGTTACTAACTGGCTCCACTGAACTTAATATTGAGCAACACTGCATTTGGAAAGAAGTGTAAATAAATAGCATGTGCACACAACAGGAGCATATATTTTAGCAGAAATGCATTCCACTGAACTTAATAATGATCATTCCTAACAAATTTAGCATGCACATAACTGAATCACAGGTGGCAAACAAGACTCTGCCACTTTCAATGAACACATCCAGTGCTTAATCACCAAGGCAAGAAAATTACCGGCTCTGCACATGCTAAGAACCTTCTCCCAGTCATTGTTCCTTCAAACGCAACAAGCCTCTCTGATGGCTTCCCATGCTTCTCGCACAACACTATCAGATCTAGCTCAAGACCCTTGTAATCCGGGTCCTCAAGAGAGAAAGGCACCTGCCCAAGCAAAATCCAAGTTACCATCATGTGCAGAGGACGAGGacaaatcaaatcaaacgaaatCCTAACAACAAAGACCACCTACACACAAAAATCCCCAAATTTCCTaaacctaaccctaaccctagctccaaTGGAGTAACTTACCTGGTTCAGCCCATCGGTGGAGGTTTCGGAGTGCATGTACGGGAGGCTTGAGTTGTCGTCACTGCTCTCGTCCTCCAGAACCATGGCTGCGGCGGCGTGCTGTggcggccggcggtggcgggcgcaggcgacggcgaggcaggaagaaagaaagaagaagcgagcgcggtcggggtcggggtctggCTCGGTCGCACATAAACgggccgagccggcctcgtccgAGTCAGCGCGCAGCCAGCGCAGGCGACGCACGCACTGGCCAGCGTGGCGCCTGACGGGCGGGCCCAACCGGTCAGTTTCCGTGTCAATACGTATAAACAGCTGTTTTAGCCTCTTTTGCAACGCCTCGCCCCAAAGTTGGTACTGACACGTAAAAATTACCAATCTTGGTACCAATCTGCTTCCAATGCCCCAATTGTGATACTTCTGTGCAATTTACTCTTCTGTAGGCAATGACGGTTTTCTAATTTTGGGTGGACTGTGCATGTGATCAACCATTAAGTACCTTTGCTCCGTGATCTGTGCCACTACGTGCTCTAGCTAGGTTTTTTTTTTTATTGAAACTCTCCAGCTAGGCATTTGAGTTTTTGTTGGACTGCCGTATCTAAGCTACGCCATCTCTTCTTTAAAAAAGTTGCTGAAACGTGGCATTTCGCCTCTGGAGTTCAAAAGATTTCGGACAGACCAGCTGCAACTCTGTGCACTCCTTTAGGCTTTAGGTACTTGTTCACACACACCATCATTAAGAAGATTGATTGAGACATGCATTTTCACTTGACAGAAAAGAAAAAACGGAGCGTAGGGGTGCGCACCTTTCCGCTCTACGCAGGTAAAAGATCAATTTCATTGGGTCCCAAGAGAGCCTGTCATGGTCCTTCCAATTTGCATATATACTGGTAAGGTGTacatgtgtgcgttcataggggtgagtgtatgcgcgtatatatgagcgcttgtgtctgtactgatGCTTAAAAAAAAATATTTGCATATATACTATTGTTTTTCCACTTCTCACACGGATGCAACGCGCGAGATCCTCCGGGTCCAAGCATTGGTCGACAGCTAATTAACCCATGTAGTAGCTTTTTACAAGATCTCAACACAAAGCGTATGATCTTTGCACGTGAACCGGAGCTCAAGATTGGCTTTTCCTCAACCCTCACTAACCACTCTCTCACACAAATACACACGTAGACCGATAAAACGTGCAAGAATTGATCCACGTCGCATGACGCACATGCGATGTGGAACCAGTGACAGAGAGCACTGGACGGTCGGGAGTCGGGACAGCGGCTCACGGGCAACTCCACAATCTGCCAAGCTCGCCTCCGGCCGGGTGGTCCGTTCAATCAATCAATAGTACGTGGTGTTGTACCGTGCTGCCCCGCCTTCAACTTCAGTCACATGCAGCCAGGATCCATGG
This sequence is a window from Aegilops tauschii subsp. strangulata cultivar AL8/78 chromosome 7, Aet v6.0, whole genome shotgun sequence. Protein-coding genes within it:
- the LOC120969506 gene encoding uncharacterized protein; the protein is MVLEDESSDDNSSLPYMHSETSTDGLNQVPFSLEDPDYKGLELDLIVLCEKHGKPSERLVAFEGTMTGRRFLACAEPEGQNCGFVQWVDEQWPPTMENALLKLWSMVEESKSARVNDNLQSALTIHQLTEEKNKLDADYDKLVKDVHQLVDFQQDRVVDSVICSLLSHISTNAELNWWLV